Proteins encoded by one window of Lates calcarifer isolate ASB-BC8 linkage group LG5, TLL_Latcal_v3, whole genome shotgun sequence:
- the acox1 gene encoding peroxisomal acyl-coenzyme A oxidase 1 isoform X1 — MNPDIIKERQNATFDVEKLTNILDGGPEKTKRRREIEALVLSDPDFKEEDPNFLSRSERYDQAVRKSAQMILKLREYGIADPEEIYCYKTMVNGNQHEAMGLHYAMFTPTLYSQCDQQQSRKWLPLANSFQAVGTYAQTELGHGTHLRGLETTATYDPATQEFVLNSPTVSSIKWWPGGLGKTSNHAIVLAQLYTQGNCHGLHAFIVPIRDMSTHEPLPGIVVGDIGPKFGFNEVDNGFLKLENVRIPRENMLMKYAKVEPDGTYVKPPSAKLTYGTMVFIRSIIVGESARALAKSCTIAIRYSAVRHQSEIRPGEPEPQILDYQTQQYKLFPLLAMAYAFTFVGQYMKQTYHRISGDINQGDFSELPELHALSAGLKAFTTWATNAAIEVCRMSCGGHGYSRSSALPDIYVEFTPTCTYEGENTVMMLQTARYLVKSYRQAKDGQQLSGIVSYLNEAEHRRVQPQPVAARPTVVDINDLASLVEVYKLRAAILVELAAKSIQQELQRRKSQEDAWNNSAIDLVRASDAHCHYVVVKLFTDKLGEIGDTAVHSVLSTLALLYALHGITQNSGDFLQAGLLSVPQVLLISVRIKELLAQLRPNAVVLVDAFDFHDKKLNSVLGRYDGNVYENLFDWARRSPLNSTEVHDSFHKYLKPLRSKL, encoded by the exons ATGAATCCCGATATTATAAAAGAGCGGCAAAACGCCACTTTTGACGTCGAGAAACTCACCAACATTTTGGACGGGGGCCCAGAGAAGACCAAAAGAAGACGAGAAATTG AGGCACTGGTTCTCAGCGATCCGGACTTTAAGGAGGAGGACCCAAACTTCCTGTCCCGCAGTGAGCGCTATGACCAGGCTGTTCGAAAAAGTGCCCAAATGATCCTGAAGCTCAGAGAGTATGGCATTGCAGACCCAGAGGAGATCTACTGTTATAAGAC TATGGTTAATGGCAACCAACATGAGGCCATGGGGCTGCACTATGCCATGTTCACCCCGACCCTGTACAGCCAGTGTGACCAACAGCAGTCCAGGAAATGGTTACCTCTGGCAAACTCCTTCCAGGCCGTGGGCACGTATGCTCAAACTGAGCTGGGTCACG GCACACACCTCAGAGGGCTGGAGACCACAGCCACGTACGATCCAGCCACACAGGAGTTTGTCCTCAACAGTCCCACAGTCAGCTCCATCAAATGGTGGCCTGGGGGAC tTGGAAAGACCTCAAACCATGCCATAGTCCTAGCCCAGCTTTATACTCAGGGAAATTGCCACGGTCTGCACGCTTTCATTGTGCCCATCCGTGACATGAGCACACATGAACCCCTGCCAG GCATTGTGGTCGGAGATATTGGCCCTAAGTTTGGCTTCAATGAAGTTGACAATGGCTTCCTGAAACTAGAGAACGTACGAATCCCACGGGAGAACATGCTGATGAAATACGCCAAG GTGGAGCCAGATGGAACCTATGTGAAGCCACCAAGTGCCAAGCTGACCTACGGCACCATGGTGTTCATCCGCTCCATAATTGTAGGCGAGTCAGCTCGCGCCCTCGCAAAGTCCTGCACTATCGCCATCCGCTACAGTGCCGTTCGCCATCAGTCTGAAATCCGGCCGGG AGAGCCAGAGCCCCAGATCCTCGACTACCAGACGCAGCAGTATAAGCTGTTCCCTCTGCTGGCTATGGCCTATGCCTTCACTTTTGTTGGCCAGTACATGAAGCAGACCTACCACCGCATCTCCGGAGACATCAACCAGGGAGACTTCAGTGAACTGCCTGAG CTCCACGCTCTGTCTGCGGGTCTGAAAGCCTTCACCACATGGGCAACCAACGCCGCTATCGAGGTCTGCCGCATGTCGTGTGGTGGCCATGGCTACTCTCGCAGCAGTGCCTTGCCTGACATTTACGTCGAGTTCACCCCTACCTGCACCTACGAGGGAGAGAACACAGTCATGATGCTGCAGACTGCACG ATACCTGGTAAAGAGCTACCGTCAGGCTAAGGACGGTCAGCAGCTGAGCGGCATTGTGTCGTACCTGAATGAAGCAGAGCATCGCAGGGTGCAGCCCCAGCCCGTCGCTGCCAGACCAACGGTGGTCGACATTAATGACCTGGCTAGCCTGGTGGAGGTCTACAAACTACGAGCTGCCAT cctAGTAGAGCTGGCAGCTAAGAGCATCCAGCAAGAGTTGCAGCGCAGGAAGAGCCAGGAGGACGCCTGGAACAACAGTGCTATCGACCTAGTCAGAGCCTCAGAt GCCCACTGTCACTATGTCGTTGTCAAACTCTTCACTGACAAGCTGGGTGAGATAGGTGACACAGCAGTACACTCAGTGTTGTCAACCCTGGCTCTCCTCTACGCCCTGCATGGCATCACACAGAACTCTGGGGACTTCCTACAG gctggACTGCTGAGCGTGCCCCAGGTGTTGCTGATTTCTGTTCGTATCAAGGAGCTGCTGGCTCAGCTGCGGCCCAACGCCGTGGTGCTGGTAGATGCCTTTGACTTCCATGACAAGAAGCTGAATTCGGTCCTGGGACGATATGACGGAAACGTCTACGAGAACCTGTTTGATTGGGCTCGCCGCTCACCCCTGAACTCCACAGAG GTCCATGATTCCTTCCACAAGTACTTGAAGCCCCTGCGGTCCAAACTGTGA
- the acox1 gene encoding peroxisomal acyl-coenzyme A oxidase 1 isoform X2, which yields MNPDIIKERQNATFDVEKLTNILDGGPEKTKRRREIEALVLSDPDFKEEDPNFLSRSERYDQAVRKSAQMILKLREYGIADPEEIYCYKTSVHPDRPEPLDLHLGMFLPTLLNQSTPEQMDRFFMPAWNLEIIGTYAQTEMGHGTHLRGLETTATYDPATQEFVLNSPTVSSIKWWPGGLGKTSNHAIVLAQLYTQGNCHGLHAFIVPIRDMSTHEPLPGIVVGDIGPKFGFNEVDNGFLKLENVRIPRENMLMKYAKVEPDGTYVKPPSAKLTYGTMVFIRSIIVGESARALAKSCTIAIRYSAVRHQSEIRPGEPEPQILDYQTQQYKLFPLLAMAYAFTFVGQYMKQTYHRISGDINQGDFSELPELHALSAGLKAFTTWATNAAIEVCRMSCGGHGYSRSSALPDIYVEFTPTCTYEGENTVMMLQTARYLVKSYRQAKDGQQLSGIVSYLNEAEHRRVQPQPVAARPTVVDINDLASLVEVYKLRAAILVELAAKSIQQELQRRKSQEDAWNNSAIDLVRASDAHCHYVVVKLFTDKLGEIGDTAVHSVLSTLALLYALHGITQNSGDFLQAGLLSVPQVLLISVRIKELLAQLRPNAVVLVDAFDFHDKKLNSVLGRYDGNVYENLFDWARRSPLNSTEVHDSFHKYLKPLRSKL from the exons ATGAATCCCGATATTATAAAAGAGCGGCAAAACGCCACTTTTGACGTCGAGAAACTCACCAACATTTTGGACGGGGGCCCAGAGAAGACCAAAAGAAGACGAGAAATTG AGGCACTGGTTCTCAGCGATCCGGACTTTAAGGAGGAGGACCCAAACTTCCTGTCCCGCAGTGAGCGCTATGACCAGGCTGTTCGAAAAAGTGCCCAAATGATCCTGAAGCTCAGAGAGTATGGCATTGCAGACCCAGAGGAGATCTACTGTTATAAGAC CTCCGTGCACCCCGACAGGCCAGAGCCCTTGGATCTACATCTGGGGATGTTCCTGCCCACACTGCTCAACCAGTCCACCCCAGAGCAAATGGACCGTTTCTTCATGCCCGCCTGGAACCTAGAGATCATCGGCACCTACGCTCAGACTGAGATGGGCCACG GCACACACCTCAGAGGGCTGGAGACCACAGCCACGTACGATCCAGCCACACAGGAGTTTGTCCTCAACAGTCCCACAGTCAGCTCCATCAAATGGTGGCCTGGGGGAC tTGGAAAGACCTCAAACCATGCCATAGTCCTAGCCCAGCTTTATACTCAGGGAAATTGCCACGGTCTGCACGCTTTCATTGTGCCCATCCGTGACATGAGCACACATGAACCCCTGCCAG GCATTGTGGTCGGAGATATTGGCCCTAAGTTTGGCTTCAATGAAGTTGACAATGGCTTCCTGAAACTAGAGAACGTACGAATCCCACGGGAGAACATGCTGATGAAATACGCCAAG GTGGAGCCAGATGGAACCTATGTGAAGCCACCAAGTGCCAAGCTGACCTACGGCACCATGGTGTTCATCCGCTCCATAATTGTAGGCGAGTCAGCTCGCGCCCTCGCAAAGTCCTGCACTATCGCCATCCGCTACAGTGCCGTTCGCCATCAGTCTGAAATCCGGCCGGG AGAGCCAGAGCCCCAGATCCTCGACTACCAGACGCAGCAGTATAAGCTGTTCCCTCTGCTGGCTATGGCCTATGCCTTCACTTTTGTTGGCCAGTACATGAAGCAGACCTACCACCGCATCTCCGGAGACATCAACCAGGGAGACTTCAGTGAACTGCCTGAG CTCCACGCTCTGTCTGCGGGTCTGAAAGCCTTCACCACATGGGCAACCAACGCCGCTATCGAGGTCTGCCGCATGTCGTGTGGTGGCCATGGCTACTCTCGCAGCAGTGCCTTGCCTGACATTTACGTCGAGTTCACCCCTACCTGCACCTACGAGGGAGAGAACACAGTCATGATGCTGCAGACTGCACG ATACCTGGTAAAGAGCTACCGTCAGGCTAAGGACGGTCAGCAGCTGAGCGGCATTGTGTCGTACCTGAATGAAGCAGAGCATCGCAGGGTGCAGCCCCAGCCCGTCGCTGCCAGACCAACGGTGGTCGACATTAATGACCTGGCTAGCCTGGTGGAGGTCTACAAACTACGAGCTGCCAT cctAGTAGAGCTGGCAGCTAAGAGCATCCAGCAAGAGTTGCAGCGCAGGAAGAGCCAGGAGGACGCCTGGAACAACAGTGCTATCGACCTAGTCAGAGCCTCAGAt GCCCACTGTCACTATGTCGTTGTCAAACTCTTCACTGACAAGCTGGGTGAGATAGGTGACACAGCAGTACACTCAGTGTTGTCAACCCTGGCTCTCCTCTACGCCCTGCATGGCATCACACAGAACTCTGGGGACTTCCTACAG gctggACTGCTGAGCGTGCCCCAGGTGTTGCTGATTTCTGTTCGTATCAAGGAGCTGCTGGCTCAGCTGCGGCCCAACGCCGTGGTGCTGGTAGATGCCTTTGACTTCCATGACAAGAAGCTGAATTCGGTCCTGGGACGATATGACGGAAACGTCTACGAGAACCTGTTTGATTGGGCTCGCCGCTCACCCCTGAACTCCACAGAG GTCCATGATTCCTTCCACAAGTACTTGAAGCCCCTGCGGTCCAAACTGTGA
- the ten1 gene encoding CST complex subunit TEN1 yields the protein MLPAAAIFHFPWEINSVKEGGSVRTYGRLVCYQPEESRATLSAQHASKEHHVVVHTLFVEPFNPIIGAQYIVLGETENTEGIGVMVRARVLNCVDGVNIALLQKAINEQRSFFRERECKQGKPA from the exons ATGCTTCCCGCAGCTGCAATTTTTCATTTCCCCTGGGAAATAAACTCAGTGAAGGAAGGAGGTTCAGTGAGAACATACGGCAG GCTTGTCTGCTATCAGCCTGAGGAGTCCAGGGCTACACTGTCAGCTCAGCATGCTTCAAAAGAGCACCATGTGGTTGTCCACACGTTGTTTGTGGAGCCATTTAACCCAATAATTGGGGCTCAGTACATAGTTCTGGGTGAGACAGAAAATACTGAGG GGATTGGTGTGATGGTTCGTGCCCGTGTGCTGAACTGTGTTGATGGTGTAAACATCGCCCTTCTACAGAAAGCCATCAATGAGCAGAGGAGCTTCTTCAGGGAGAGGGAATGTAAGCAGGGTAAACCTGCATAG